The DNA sequence CTTGTTGAAAAGGGGTAATAATATTCTGCGAGTTTGTATTTTCAGTGGAACTCGTAGAAAATCGGTGGTCTCTGATTTGTGCTTTCAGATAAGCGACTCGAAGGCCTTGTGTGAGTTTCTTTGGATGATACCCATGAATGCCAAGAAACTCACAGACGGTCTTGACGTTTATGGGTTTCTCCGTGGGTTGTGGCAGTGAGAAGATGAGTTTCGTCAAAGACGCTGCGATGAAACTCAGTTGCACAAAGCGATTGATACTTTTTCGAGATTTGACGTGATACCCGCTGAATCCGAAGTGCTGTTTTG is a window from the Candidatus Poribacteria bacterium genome containing:
- a CDS encoding transposase gives rise to the protein MGFGTSPPVSGEVQIASHLVRTKRCPTEGRLLVIRRRPKPSKPYRYFLVFTTDLTLEIPKILQYYQQRWLIETAFRDAKQHFGFSGYHVKSRKSINRFVQLSFIAASLTKLIFSLPQPTEKPINVKTVCEFLGIHGYHPKKLTQGLRVAYLKAQIRDHRFSTSSTENTNSQNIITPFQQDTAPPFEKAA